The Castanea sativa cultivar Marrone di Chiusa Pesio chromosome 11, ASM4071231v1 genome contains a region encoding:
- the LOC142615344 gene encoding serine carboxypeptidase-like 40 yields MGSKTFCWVLFFFSVSCLLAQTHGSFGKEGKALDFLFKPKLKESLGVDTSPFEVSNVLDEADKVDNHVYPHEVGLKEKDRIVRLPGQPQVKFSQYGGYVTVNKLAGRALYYYFTEAENSKDLPLLLWLNGGPGCSSLAYGAMEELGPFRVRSDGKTLFTNKFAWNKAANVLFLESPVGVGFSYSNKTSDYNTSGDSRTAMDSYWFMINWLERFPEYKNRDFYISGESYAGHYVPQLAHTILQHNKKANKTLINLKGIIIGNAVINDETDEKGMYDYLASHVIISDEANNKIQKYCDFSPNATKSSSQCNEGYNLASASSDFIDIYNIYGPLCHNTNLTVHPKKASILDFDPCSDYYVYAYLNRPDVQEAMHANVTKLTHDWEPCSYIIEKWIDSPSTIIPLLREFMANGIRVWVFSGDTDGRVPVTSTKYSLNKMRLPIETAWYPWFIGGEVGGYTQKYKGDLTFATVRGAGHQVPSYQPLRALTLISHFLSGKPLPHSRSY; encoded by the exons ATGGGAAGTAAAACCTTTTGTTGGGTTCTATTCTTTTTCAGTGTTTCATGCCTTTTGGCTCAAACTCATGGAAGCTTTGGTAAGGAAGGAAAGGCTCTAGATTTTCTTTTCAAGCCAAAGTTGAAGGAAAGTTTGGGTGTGGACACTAGTCCTTTCGAGGTAAGTAATGTTCTTGATGAAGCCGATAAGGTCGATAATCATGTCTATCCTCATGAAGTGGGTTTGAAGGAGAAAGATAGAATTGTGAGATTGCCTGGACAACCCCAAGTGAAATTCTCTCAATATGGTGGCTATGTTACAGTGAATAAATTAGCTGGTCGTgcactatattattattttaccgAAGCTGAGAATTCTAAGGAtttgcctcttcttctttggcTCAATGGAG GCCCAGGTTGTTCATCTCTTGCTTATGGAGCAATGGAAGAGCTCGGACCATTTCGTGTACGCAGTGATGGCAAAACactttttacaaataaatttgcaTGGAATAAAG cTGCAAATGTTCTATTTCTTGAGTCTCCTGTTGGGGTAGGATTTTCATACTCCAATAAAACATCGGATTATAATACAAGTGGAGATAGTAGAACTGCTATGGACAGTTATTGGTTTATGATTAACTGGCTAGAAAGATTTCCAGAATATAAGAATAGAGATTTTTATATTTCTGGAGAAAGTTATGCTGGCCATTATGTTCCTCAACTTGCTCATACCATTCTTCAACATAATAAAAAGGCTAACAAGACCCTTATCAACCTCAAAGGAATCATt ATTGGAAATGCAGTGATTAATGATGAAACTGACGAAAAGGGAATGTATGATTACCTTGCCTCCCATGTTATCATTTCCGACGAAGCTAACAACAAAATACAGAAGTATTGTGATTTCTCACCCAATGCAACCAAATCATCTAGTCAGTGCAATGAAGGCTATAATTTAGCCTCAGCATCTAGTGACTTTATTGATATCTATAACATTTATGGTCCCTTGTGCCACAATACCAATCTCACAGTTCATCCCAAGAAAGCCtct ATATTGGATTTTGATCCATGTAGTGATTACTACGTGTATGCTTATCTGAATCGGCCTGATGTTCAAGAAGCCATGCATGCCAATGTTACTAAACTCACACATGACTGGGAACCATGCAGTTATATCATTGAAAAATGGATAGATAGCCCATCAACCATCATTCCCCTTTTGAGAGAATTCATGGCCAATGGCATTCGAGTGTGGGTTTTCAG CGGTGATACTGATGGAAGGGTTCCTGTTACTTCAACAAAGTACTCTTTAAATAAAATGAGGCTTCCTATAGAGACTGCATGGTATCCGTGGTTCATTGGCGGAGAG GTTGGTGGGTATACACAAAAGTATAAGGGAGACCTAACATTTGCAACTGTAAGAGGGGCAGGGCATCAAGTGCCAAGCTACCAGCCACTGAGAGCACTTACTTTGATCAGTCACTTCCTTAGTGGCAAACCTCTTCCTCATTCTAGGTCATACTAA